In the genome of Nycticebus coucang isolate mNycCou1 chromosome 12, mNycCou1.pri, whole genome shotgun sequence, one region contains:
- the LOC128560816 gene encoding bis(5'-adenosyl)-triphosphatase has product MSFRFGQHLIKPSVVFLKTELSFALVNRKPVVPGHVLVCPLRSVERFCDLRPEEVADLFLATQRVGTVVEKHFQGTSLTFSMQDGPEAGQTVRHVHVHVLPRKAGDFSRNDRIYDELQKHDRVGEDSPASWRSEEEMAAEAEALRVYFQ; this is encoded by the coding sequence ATGTCATTCAGATTTGGCCAACATCTCATTAAGCCCTCTGTGGTCTTTCTTAAAACAGAACTGTCCTTCGCTCTTGTGAACAGGAAACCTGTGGTGCCGGGACATGTCCTTGTGTGCCCACTGCGGTCAGTGGAACGCTTCTGTGACCTGCGTCCGGAGGAAGTGGCTGATTTGTTTCTGGCAACCCAGAGAGTTGGGACAGTGGTGGAGAAGCATTTCCAGGGGACCTCTCTCACCTTTTCCATGCAGGACGGCCCTGAAGCTGGACAGACTGTGAGGCACGTGCACGTCCACGTGCTTCCCAGGAAGGCTGGAGACTTCAGCAGGAATGACAGAATCTATGACGAGCTCCAGAAACATGACAGAGTGGGGGAGGACTCCCCGGCCTCTTGGCGATCAGAGGAGGAAATGGCAGCAGAAGCTGAAGCTCTGCGGGTCTACTTTCAGTGA
- the LLPH gene encoding protein LLP homolog, whose product MAKSLRSKWKRKMRAEKRKKNAPKELSRLKSILRVDRDVLMKDVQEVATVVVPRHDQEKMQTVVKDEKDDMKMETDVKRNKKTLLDQHGQYPVWMNQRQRKRLKAKRERRKGKSKAKAAKGLAW is encoded by the exons ATGGCTAAAAGCTTACGGAgtaagtggaaaaggaagatgcgtgctgaaaagaggaaaaagaatgccccaaaggAGCTCAGCAGACTTAAAAGCATTCTCAGAGTGGACAGGGACGTTCTGATGAAGGATGTTCAAGAGGTAGCGACTGTGGTTGTCCCCAGACATGACCAAGAGAAAATGCAGACTGTGGTGAAGGATGAAAAAG ATGACATGAAAATGGAGACTGATgtcaagagaaacaaaaagactCTTCTTGACCAGCACGGGCAGTACCCAGTGTGGATGAACCAGAGGCAAAGAAAAAGGCTgaaggcaaagagagagagaagaaaggggaaaagcaAGGCAAAGGCGGCGAAGGGTTTGGCCTGGTAG